A single window of Pelotomaculum isophthalicicum JI DNA harbors:
- a CDS encoding S41 family peptidase yields the protein MRKLSLVFTFVLFVIFCFAGPVLAGENTAIGTETFEEILNNIQSQHISNPNSDTLIQGAIDGMINTLNDPYTVYLSPEQLKEFQGSLESEYVGVGMQLQPGEHFPEVIGVIENTPAEEAGIKVNDQIIKVDGTDVIDEPLGMIVQKIRGPKGTKVRLTVRRSGAGDFELELVRMSIDTPTVIWKVLDDGTGYIGLNKFGVNTADEFDKALTKLKQQGVTALILDVRDNPGGILGEAVRIASDFVESGQLVTSTVDKNGERQEYHTKGAAIGLGIRTVVLIDRNSASASEILAGALQDYHAATLIGGTTYGKGTVQTIIPLKSGGALKLTIAKYLTPKDRVVNGIGLNPDYQVLTPGLQLIAAQRFLKPSEKNVVEFDIEKSEAQVNGIPVKIEQTVMQKNGVTYLPLRFSFEALGYKVDWQSSSNSVRITGYGSNALFSAENGQAVVNGKETTGLDPLKIEEGATYIPLSDLNVFNISCKTEESNLSLEKMSASGN from the coding sequence TTGCGTAAATTATCTCTTGTTTTTACTTTTGTGTTATTTGTTATTTTTTGTTTTGCCGGACCTGTACTCGCGGGCGAAAACACGGCCATCGGGACAGAAACTTTTGAGGAGATACTGAATAATATCCAAAGCCAACACATTAGCAATCCAAACTCGGATACCCTGATCCAGGGTGCTATTGACGGTATGATTAATACTTTGAACGATCCGTATACTGTATATTTATCTCCGGAGCAATTAAAAGAATTTCAGGGTTCACTGGAAAGCGAATACGTTGGTGTTGGTATGCAATTACAGCCAGGTGAGCATTTTCCTGAAGTGATCGGGGTTATTGAAAATACTCCCGCTGAAGAGGCTGGAATTAAAGTAAACGATCAGATCATAAAAGTGGATGGAACTGATGTAATTGATGAACCCTTGGGAATGATTGTGCAAAAAATCCGCGGGCCGAAAGGGACAAAGGTCAGACTAACCGTCAGAAGGAGCGGTGCCGGTGACTTTGAACTGGAACTGGTCCGCATGAGTATCGACACGCCGACGGTAATCTGGAAAGTTCTTGATGACGGTACCGGTTATATAGGTCTTAACAAATTCGGTGTAAATACCGCCGACGAATTCGATAAAGCTTTGACAAAATTGAAGCAACAGGGTGTGACCGCTCTGATTCTGGACGTCAGGGATAATCCGGGCGGCATTTTGGGGGAAGCGGTGCGTATCGCCAGTGATTTTGTTGAGTCGGGCCAGTTGGTGACAAGTACCGTTGACAAGAACGGGGAACGTCAGGAATATCATACTAAAGGCGCTGCTATCGGCTTGGGAATACGTACGGTGGTATTAATTGACCGTAATAGCGCGAGCGCTTCGGAAATATTGGCTGGCGCGCTTCAGGACTATCATGCGGCGACTCTGATCGGCGGTACAACTTACGGGAAGGGTACTGTCCAGACCATTATCCCGCTTAAATCAGGCGGGGCCTTAAAACTGACCATTGCCAAGTATTTAACTCCAAAAGACAGGGTTGTCAACGGGATCGGCTTAAACCCGGATTATCAAGTGCTTACACCTGGTCTGCAGTTGATTGCGGCGCAGAGATTTTTGAAGCCATCTGAAAAGAATGTGGTAGAATTTGATATAGAAAAGTCAGAGGCGCAAGTTAACGGGATACCAGTAAAAATCGAACAAACGGTCATGCAAAAAAATGGCGTTACTTACCTGCCGCTTAGATTTTCTTTTGAGGCGTTGGGATACAAGGTTGACTGGCAATCTTCAAGTAATAGTGTTAGAATAACGGGGTACGGCTCTAACGCGCTTTTCAGCGCGGAGAACGGGCAGGCAGTTGTCAATGGAAAGGAGACAACAGGCTTGGACCCGCTGAAAATTGAAGAGGGGGCGACATATATTCCCCTTTCTGATTTGAATGTTTTTAATATCAGTTGCAAAACAGAAGAAAGCAACCTTTCACTTGAAAAAATGTCCGCGTCCGGGAATTAA
- a CDS encoding SEC-C metal-binding domain-containing protein — MPRTKKSCPCGSGKPYEKCCGESKACCSLDQVRWRRAGQELRRKLGEFADQPSFAWDAARAQDMYLGCMDQRLMLHDDDFTMERCFEWFIFDFYISRGSTIIETFREEYSHPLSNYENVLVKEWSRSRISLYEVQMVLPGKGLVIKDLLSRKKLVVHDINAAAEIKSGSILLMRVLKVGDEYEFSTSGLALPDWCKEPLLRRLYQDREDYYNNKMKGVRGWGTYLKERSHKINAWVMELGTDNTWFNSESAGMKREQYKIKLPLKDWRELIKHIKCSDEFVITQELRDRTGVCGVLAAWLGESRSIKGLRRVLGNIVLTPRSIVITAGSPKTLSAGKKLFINGFKEFIEDSAEEISYQADVTAEAVAETFPWPEPGYAVVAVSVKEGLAARGYNIEQQRAAAKLWFDYCSKEQPSIRKTAVWAAAVIYAFTRLEKEEELKQQDLAGQYGVASSTISSKYRLLCQSLELVTYDERYSTKGPPLKRLRGNRGEHP, encoded by the coding sequence GTGCCCAGAACTAAAAAGTCATGTCCGTGCGGTAGTGGAAAGCCTTATGAAAAATGCTGCGGTGAAAGCAAGGCCTGTTGTTCGCTCGACCAAGTCCGATGGCGGCGGGCCGGCCAGGAACTGCGCCGCAAACTGGGCGAATTTGCCGATCAGCCTTCTTTTGCATGGGACGCGGCCCGAGCCCAGGATATGTATTTAGGTTGCATGGATCAAAGATTGATGCTGCATGACGATGATTTTACAATGGAACGTTGTTTTGAATGGTTTATCTTTGATTTTTATATCTCCAGGGGGTCGACGATTATTGAAACATTCCGGGAAGAATACTCGCACCCTTTGAGTAATTATGAAAACGTTTTAGTAAAGGAATGGTCTCGTTCACGGATTTCCCTGTACGAGGTCCAAATGGTGTTGCCTGGTAAAGGGCTCGTGATCAAAGATCTTTTAAGCCGTAAGAAGCTAGTGGTTCATGATATCAACGCAGCGGCTGAGATTAAATCGGGAAGTATCTTGTTGATGAGAGTCCTCAAAGTTGGTGATGAGTACGAGTTTTCCACGAGCGGCCTGGCATTGCCGGATTGGTGCAAAGAACCGTTGTTAAGACGGCTTTATCAGGACCGTGAGGATTATTATAATAATAAGATGAAAGGGGTCAGGGGGTGGGGAACTTACCTGAAAGAACGATCCCATAAAATAAATGCCTGGGTCATGGAATTAGGAACTGATAATACCTGGTTTAACAGCGAGTCAGCCGGCATGAAGAGGGAGCAATATAAAATAAAGTTGCCTTTGAAAGACTGGCGGGAATTGATAAAGCATATTAAATGCTCAGATGAATTTGTCATTACTCAGGAATTAAGAGACCGGACAGGCGTATGCGGCGTGCTGGCCGCCTGGCTCGGTGAATCCCGTTCGATAAAGGGGCTGCGCCGGGTATTGGGCAATATAGTTCTAACACCCCGGTCCATCGTGATCACCGCAGGTTCGCCCAAGACATTATCCGCAGGAAAGAAACTCTTCATTAACGGTTTTAAGGAATTTATCGAGGATAGCGCTGAAGAAATTTCTTATCAAGCGGACGTAACGGCGGAAGCCGTTGCAGAAACTTTTCCTTGGCCTGAACCGGGTTATGCCGTTGTGGCGGTAAGCGTCAAGGAAGGGCTGGCAGCGCGTGGATATAATATTGAGCAGCAAAGAGCGGCTGCGAAGCTTTGGTTTGATTATTGCTCAAAAGAACAGCCATCTATCCGGAAAACGGCCGTGTGGGCAGCTGCGGTAATATATGCTTTTACCAGGTTGGAAAAGGAGGAGGAATTAAAACAACAAGATTTGGCGGGACAATATGGCGTTGCTTCTTCGACGATCTCGTCAAAGTACCGGTTGCTGTGCCAGTCATTGGAGCTTGTGACTTATGACGAGCGTTATTCTACAAAAGGACCGCCTTTGAAAAGATTAAGGGGAAATAGGGGTGAGCATCCCTGA
- a CDS encoding DedA family protein codes for MGYWAIAIGMAFESANIPLPSEVILPFGGYLVSTGRLEYFMTVLAGTIGGMVGSAISYYLGVLGGRPFLARYGRYFGFSMKHLAVAERWFEQYGEATVFFTRLMPIVRTFISLPAGIAKMNFNRFLIYSFLGSLPWSLLLVYIGLKLGQNWKTIEFWFHRLDVVVVLGIVAVVVYLWRKKR; via the coding sequence ATGGGGTATTGGGCAATTGCGATTGGCATGGCTTTCGAAAGCGCCAACATCCCCTTGCCGAGTGAAGTGATTTTGCCGTTTGGCGGTTATCTCGTGTCTACCGGCAGACTGGAGTACTTCATGACGGTATTGGCGGGAACAATCGGGGGTATGGTGGGCTCGGCAATTTCATATTATCTCGGCGTCTTGGGGGGAAGGCCATTCCTGGCCAGGTATGGGCGGTATTTTGGTTTCTCTATGAAACACCTGGCGGTGGCTGAAAGATGGTTTGAGCAATACGGTGAGGCGACAGTTTTTTTTACCCGGCTGATGCCTATTGTGAGAACTTTTATCTCACTGCCGGCTGGAATTGCCAAGATGAATTTCAATAGGTTCTTGATATATTCTTTTTTAGGTTCACTCCCGTGGAGTCTGCTGCTTGTTTATATCGGCCTAAAACTTGGACAAAACTGGAAAACGATTGAGTTTTGGTTCCACCGCCTGGATGTTGTGGTGGTACTTGGTATTGTTGCCGTAGTTGTTTACCTTTGGCGCAAAAAACGGTGA
- a CDS encoding phosphatase PAP2 family protein translates to MCDKIFSYFNNMDLAGFNLVNHTLHNSVLNKFMPFLSNAGVGGLIWIIISLILFATGRPAVRKTAFLMLVAVMASYLTGECFKHLFQRLRPFETLTGVELLVKPVHSFSFPSEHAANAFAAGLVLMRKLPGFTWFFILLAVAMAFSRVYVGVHYPSDVLAGSLLGLACGALVLKYENNFFRKNWGWQQENWRKY, encoded by the coding sequence GTGTGCGATAAAATTTTTTCTTATTTTAATAATATGGATTTGGCAGGCTTTAACCTGGTAAATCACACCCTTCATAACTCTGTCTTAAATAAATTCATGCCCTTTCTCAGCAACGCGGGTGTAGGCGGACTGATCTGGATTATTATCAGCCTGATCTTATTTGCTACCGGAAGGCCCGCGGTTAGAAAAACAGCTTTTCTGATGCTGGTTGCGGTCATGGCTAGCTATCTGACGGGCGAATGTTTTAAACATCTCTTTCAGAGACTTCGTCCTTTTGAAACATTAACGGGCGTGGAACTGCTGGTAAAGCCGGTCCACTCCTTTTCATTTCCGTCAGAGCACGCGGCTAATGCTTTTGCTGCCGGGCTTGTACTGATGCGCAAGTTGCCCGGTTTTACCTGGTTCTTTATCCTGCTTGCGGTGGCAATGGCTTTTTCCAGAGTTTATGTAGGGGTTCATTATCCATCTGATGTACTGGCTGGTTCTTTGCTGGGGTTGGCTTGCGGCGCCTTAGTCTTAAAGTATGAAAATAATTTCTTTCGAAAAAATTGGGGTTGGCAGCAGGAAAACTGGCGTAAGTATTAA
- a CDS encoding N-acetylmuramoyl-L-alanine amidase family protein, translated as MSSQKLSRITNIWSRVIESENGSLSTKVVIEATEVIKHVVSRVGNDLILESAGVAVNMPEGLIEVNDGLVREIFLEQTGAGEAVVRIVAEHPCEYKVIETEGIPASTAVILNRAYLTNLMRNKKIVIDPGHGGDDWGGKGPVNLVEKNVVVLIARILADIFNKVGAQVFLTRTGDENIRFEKRFGLALKEKADLFIGIHTYSARNSKVSGASVRYKPSCDRSRTIAGMIDKELVKKLKVEDRGVKESPDLVFPGGVPGVEVEVVTITNWVEEGLLRSPTIHKKAAEGIFIGVKNYFAAAGQQNEVVQ; from the coding sequence TTGTCTTCCCAGAAATTATCAAGGATTACTAATATCTGGTCAAGGGTAATTGAAAGCGAAAACGGCAGCCTGTCAACCAAGGTTGTGATAGAGGCCACTGAAGTAATTAAACATGTGGTCAGCAGGGTTGGAAATGATCTTATCCTGGAGTCTGCCGGTGTCGCAGTCAATATGCCGGAGGGGTTAATTGAAGTAAACGACGGTCTGGTCAGGGAGATATTTTTAGAGCAAACCGGCGCCGGTGAAGCGGTGGTGCGAATTGTCGCCGAACATCCATGCGAATATAAGGTGATAGAAACTGAGGGCATACCGGCGAGCACCGCGGTTATCCTGAACCGTGCTTACTTGACAAATTTGATGAGGAATAAAAAGATTGTGATTGATCCCGGGCACGGGGGAGATGATTGGGGAGGGAAAGGTCCGGTTAACCTTGTGGAAAAAAATGTTGTTGTATTAATCGCAAGAATATTAGCCGATATATTTAACAAGGTTGGAGCGCAAGTTTTTCTGACCAGGACTGGCGATGAAAATATAAGGTTTGAAAAACGGTTTGGGTTGGCATTAAAGGAGAAGGCTGATCTGTTTATTGGCATTCACACCTATTCCGCAAGGAACAGTAAGGTTAGCGGCGCCTCGGTGCGCTACAAACCGTCCTGTGACCGTAGCCGCACTATTGCCGGCATGATAGACAAAGAATTGGTTAAAAAATTGAAAGTTGAGGACAGAGGTGTTAAAGAATCTCCGGATTTAGTCTTTCCCGGCGGCGTTCCCGGCGTGGAAGTGGAAGTTGTGACGATAACCAATTGGGTTGAGGAAGGTCTTTTACGTAGTCCCACCATCCATAAAAAAGCGGCGGAAGGTATATTTATCGGGGTAAAAAATTATTTTGCCGCCGCCGGTCAGCAGAATGAGGTGGTACAGTGA
- a CDS encoding coenzyme F420-0:L-glutamate ligase, producing MILGRIPIRTHIITEKDDMVDVVKKYTGEVAEKGDIIAMAESVVAITQGRAILPDTINPGLLAKFLCLFPGKDGSLATPRAMQLAIQEVGKTRIMLGAIAAVIGRIIRRKGDFYRIAGRQLAQIDDVAGTMWPFEKHIILGPKNPHDVVRKIKDVTGVEAVITDVNDIRKVDILAASEGVDQNSLIKDLEDNPFGNDDQQTPIIVLKMAKNNP from the coding sequence GTGATTTTAGGCAGGATCCCAATCAGGACACATATAATTACCGAAAAAGATGACATGGTTGATGTGGTGAAAAAATATACCGGCGAGGTCGCGGAAAAAGGCGATATTATTGCCATGGCTGAAAGCGTGGTGGCGATCACGCAAGGCAGGGCTATTTTGCCGGATACCATTAATCCGGGTCTATTGGCAAAGTTTTTGTGTCTTTTCCCGGGGAAAGACGGGAGCCTTGCCACACCTCGGGCAATGCAGTTGGCGATCCAGGAAGTTGGCAAAACCCGGATCATGCTTGGCGCCATTGCGGCGGTTATTGGTAGGATTATTCGCCGCAAGGGAGATTTTTACCGGATTGCAGGCCGTCAGTTAGCGCAAATCGATGATGTGGCCGGGACCATGTGGCCTTTTGAAAAGCACATTATACTCGGGCCCAAAAACCCGCATGATGTGGTAAGAAAGATAAAGGATGTCACTGGCGTGGAAGCAGTCATCACTGATGTGAATGACATTAGAAAAGTTGATATTTTAGCCGCTTCGGAGGGAGTTGACCAGAATAGTCTGATTAAAGACCTGGAAGATAATCCTTTTGGTAATGATGACCAGCAAACACCGATCATTGTTTTAAAAATGGCTAAGAACAATCCATGA
- a CDS encoding D-alanyl-D-alanine carboxypeptidase family protein, whose product MLARFHRKVLFILVVTILSIAPGAAYAGLPRVTADAAVLIDVETGQIYFAKNHTVRREPASLTKIMTAVIALENGDLNDVVTVGGKAAAVSEGSTIELNKGEKITLGELLKAALVCSANDSTVAIAEHVGGSHDRFIALMNKKAGALGLLGTRFANTNGYHDPNHYTTAYDLAVLTRYALGIPKFNELVQTRETTVRWTEPADRGEKIGNTNRLLTSGYEGVDGVKTGTTSMAGNCLIASSTRDGRRLIAVALHSDDRYQDCARMFDYGFNVIRPLSIITSGQAVANPVVEGGVSPAVEAVAEKELQVRMDPEEIPKLEKRLHINEPLAAPIKKGQKLGEVVYTYKNQELGRVNLLAGADVLRKGWHRQIWDKLRYGI is encoded by the coding sequence ATGCTGGCGCGCTTTCATCGCAAAGTTCTTTTTATTTTAGTTGTAACTATATTATCTATTGCGCCTGGAGCGGCATATGCGGGATTACCCAGGGTCACCGCGGATGCCGCCGTGCTGATTGATGTTGAGACCGGACAGATTTATTTCGCCAAAAATCACACGGTAAGACGCGAACCGGCCAGCCTCACGAAGATTATGACGGCAGTAATAGCTTTAGAAAATGGCGACTTAAACGATGTTGTCACAGTCGGGGGGAAGGCCGCCGCTGTCTCAGAGGGATCTACCATCGAACTCAACAAAGGTGAAAAAATTACTCTCGGAGAATTATTGAAAGCGGCGCTTGTCTGTTCCGCCAATGATTCTACCGTGGCCATAGCTGAGCATGTGGGCGGCAGTCATGACCGTTTTATTGCCCTGATGAACAAGAAGGCGGGCGCATTGGGGCTGTTAGGCACAAGATTTGCCAATACCAATGGCTACCATGATCCGAACCATTATACAACTGCTTACGACCTGGCGGTTCTTACGAGATACGCTCTGGGCATCCCGAAGTTTAACGAGTTGGTTCAAACCAGGGAAACAACAGTGAGGTGGACAGAACCGGCTGACAGGGGGGAAAAAATTGGTAATACTAACCGCTTGCTTACCAGTGGTTATGAGGGAGTGGATGGAGTGAAAACCGGTACCACGTCAATGGCCGGCAACTGCCTGATTGCTTCTTCTACCAGAGATGGACGCCGACTGATAGCTGTCGCGCTGCACAGTGACGACCGCTACCAGGATTGCGCCAGAATGTTCGATTATGGTTTCAACGTAATCCGTCCATTATCGATAATAACTTCAGGACAAGCAGTTGCAAACCCGGTCGTCGAAGGCGGTGTCAGCCCGGCGGTTGAAGCGGTGGCTGAGAAAGAACTGCAAGTCCGCATGGACCCGGAGGAGATTCCTAAACTGGAAAAACGGCTCCATATTAATGAGCCGTTGGCCGCGCCAATAAAAAAGGGACAGAAGTTAGGCGAGGTTGTCTATACTTATAAAAATCAGGAACTGGGCCGCGTGAATCTGTTGGCAGGCGCCGATGTCCTCAGAAAAGGCTGGCACAGGCAGATTTGGGACAAGTTGCGCTACGGCATTTGA
- a CDS encoding zinc metalloprotease HtpX, producing MNSLKVWLLMGALSIILVLIGAAVGGRSGAMLFFLISLGMNFFSYYFSDKVAISMTRSQPVSEAEAPELYDIMRRLTKQAGMPMPRLYITPSQQPNAFATGRNQSHAAVAVTEGLFRILNRDELEGVLAHELSHIRNKDILIGAIAAAFAGAITMIANIIQWGAIFGMGRDDDEGGGSFIGAILLAVIAPIAALIIQMAISRSREYLADQTGARIAGKSGGLANALLKLESAAHRIPMQVNPATSHLFIINPFSGASINRLFSTHPPISERVKRLEDLRI from the coding sequence GTGAATAGCTTAAAGGTTTGGCTTTTGATGGGCGCGTTATCAATCATCCTAGTGTTGATTGGCGCAGCTGTCGGCGGCAGATCCGGGGCGATGTTGTTTTTTTTAATTTCCTTGGGTATGAATTTTTTCAGTTACTATTTCAGCGACAAGGTTGCTATTTCCATGACCCGCTCGCAGCCTGTATCCGAAGCTGAAGCGCCTGAATTATACGATATAATGCGGAGATTGACTAAGCAGGCGGGGATGCCCATGCCCAGGCTTTATATAACCCCGTCACAGCAACCTAACGCTTTTGCCACGGGAAGAAATCAGTCCCATGCGGCTGTGGCTGTTACCGAAGGACTTTTCCGCATTTTGAACCGGGATGAGTTGGAAGGTGTCCTGGCGCACGAACTTTCACACATAAGAAATAAAGATATTCTTATTGGCGCTATAGCTGCCGCTTTTGCGGGCGCGATTACCATGATAGCGAACATAATTCAATGGGGAGCTATTTTTGGTATGGGCCGCGATGACGACGAGGGTGGCGGCAGCTTTATTGGAGCGATCTTATTGGCTGTTATAGCGCCGATAGCGGCGCTGATTATTCAAATGGCGATTTCCCGCTCGAGGGAGTACCTGGCTGATCAAACCGGCGCCCGTATAGCAGGCAAATCCGGAGGCCTGGCAAACGCCTTGCTCAAGCTGGAGAGTGCGGCTCATAGAATTCCGATGCAGGTAAATCCCGCGACATCGCACCTTTTTATTATTAATCCGTTTTCGGGTGCATCAATAAACCGTTTATTCAGCACTCACCCGCCTATCAGCGAAAGGGTAAAGCGGCTGGAAGATTTGCGTATTTAA